A portion of the Pseudoalteromonas luteoviolacea genome contains these proteins:
- the pgl gene encoding 6-phosphogluconolactonase, whose amino-acid sequence MAILTEKFFDSKDEMTEHLASILENTLSHAIETDAAASILVSGGSSPAPAYKRLSGLDLDWSKITVAMVDERWVEPSHEKSNEAFINSTLLQDKASKASFVTMKNSQVTAANGQEEVEARYQGLKQPFDVTILGMGPDGHTASLFPHAQGLESALETEQLVCAINAIESEVTGSITERISLTLAGIANTQHAILLISGDAKRAVYEEAKQDGSELDIPLRAVLRLPNLKLSVFWCP is encoded by the coding sequence ATGGCAATATTGACGGAAAAGTTTTTCGACTCGAAAGACGAAATGACTGAGCACTTGGCTTCGATTTTAGAAAATACATTAAGCCATGCCATAGAAACTGACGCCGCTGCAAGCATTTTGGTTTCTGGCGGTTCATCTCCTGCACCAGCTTATAAGCGCCTATCTGGTTTGGATTTAGATTGGAGCAAAATTACGGTAGCGATGGTTGATGAGCGCTGGGTTGAGCCAAGCCATGAAAAGTCAAATGAAGCATTCATTAACTCGACATTACTGCAAGATAAAGCGTCAAAAGCTTCATTTGTGACTATGAAAAATAGCCAAGTCACAGCAGCTAATGGTCAAGAAGAAGTTGAAGCGCGTTACCAAGGATTAAAACAGCCATTTGATGTGACGATCTTAGGAATGGGTCCTGACGGACATACCGCCTCTTTATTCCCACATGCACAGGGTTTAGAGTCCGCACTTGAAACCGAACAATTAGTATGTGCCATTAACGCTATTGAGAGCGAAGTGACGGGCAGTATTACTGAGCGTATCAGTTTAACTCTGGCTGGGATAGCAAATACGCAACATGCAATTTTACTTATTAGTGGAGATGCAAAGCGTGCAGTTTATGAAGAAGCAAAACAAGATGGCTCTGAATTGGATATACCTTTAAGAGCTGTATTAAGACTGCCGAATTTAAAACTTAGTGTATTTTGGTGCCCTTAA
- a CDS encoding TonB-dependent receptor: protein MLANNFKKSLLAANIGLAFTAGVSGVAVADSGTQAKEDVEVIEVRGIRRSLEASLNTKRFADGVVDAITAEDIGKFPDKNIAESLKRVPGITIQGQFGEGDAVSIRGAGADFTKTTLNGQNVASTGWFVLEPAKRSFNYTLLPSELVGGLEVYKSSQADIIEGGVGGTVIVNTRTPLELDANTIYGSLEFSHSDDSGETDPQFSGMYSWKNDSENLGFLFSAVQQTRQLQRQGNEAFWAWGSGPVGFEQERERSAFTTAIEYAPTDSLSFVVNYIDMKMDANNTNYAMWLTRGADDATTAYIHGNGSEANPGVPVAGAMNVAFAQMRPREATMNSDYLDFKVEYAGDNYKLELVFGETTSSGGTDFEMVMNPNSNADISAGTYDFTSGHHKWNLPEGFDLATYTPGVTDATPHGAFAMGTGSNFNATPKTDEEQFIQADFEYMLDHDFINSVKVGFRYAEHEATSRRFEFTQNLCSEDVTTGCFDPVYVLDGTDHGSFDVGADNLQIRRYDIDAMKNWAKSSIQGRTEDFGAYSHIEEENTSVYVMAKYSGENYRGNFGIRYAQTDASSIYYKEGLASQRTVEAADYSEVLPSFNFAYDLADDKILRVAASKVMTRPQYNDMYFNPSLSGVNNEQNDDQRVALGNPGLVPFTANQAEVGIEWYFNSSSLLALTAFVKDVDNFIVINRRDATADDITRLGLPTLPDREAVNGWTIEENFNGPGGKVQGIEFQYQQDFGNGFGSMVNYTYTKGEADTTEFTNGNGEVTRVFTDGNIELSDSSKYAYNVTGYYENDLFYARLSYNYRSSYMIRETGGYGNRLHEGFGSVDLSTVYHVNDNIDIKFDVVNLTGESAEQYGNNAFIEANNGFSDGFPLYEYEQATRYSLGVSVRY from the coding sequence GTGTTAGCTAATAATTTTAAGAAAAGTTTACTAGCTGCAAACATTGGTCTTGCGTTTACCGCAGGTGTATCTGGTGTAGCAGTTGCTGATAGCGGTACTCAAGCTAAAGAAGACGTAGAAGTAATTGAAGTTCGTGGTATTCGTCGCTCATTAGAAGCGTCTCTTAATACCAAACGTTTCGCTGACGGCGTTGTAGATGCAATCACTGCAGAAGATATCGGTAAATTTCCAGACAAAAACATTGCAGAGTCTTTAAAGCGTGTACCTGGTATCACAATCCAAGGTCAATTCGGTGAAGGTGATGCTGTTTCTATCCGTGGTGCTGGTGCTGACTTCACTAAGACAACACTAAATGGTCAAAACGTAGCTTCAACTGGTTGGTTCGTATTAGAGCCGGCTAAGCGTTCATTCAACTATACGTTATTGCCATCAGAATTAGTAGGCGGCCTAGAAGTTTACAAGTCGTCACAAGCTGACATCATTGAAGGCGGTGTTGGTGGTACTGTTATTGTTAATACACGTACTCCACTTGAGCTAGATGCAAACACAATTTATGGTTCACTTGAGTTCTCTCACTCTGATGATTCAGGTGAAACGGATCCACAGTTCTCAGGTATGTACAGCTGGAAAAATGACAGCGAAAACCTAGGTTTCTTATTCTCAGCAGTTCAGCAAACTCGTCAGCTTCAACGTCAAGGTAATGAGGCTTTCTGGGCTTGGGGTAGTGGTCCAGTAGGTTTCGAACAAGAGCGTGAGCGCAGTGCTTTCACTACTGCAATCGAATATGCACCAACTGATTCTCTAAGTTTTGTTGTTAACTATATTGATATGAAGATGGATGCTAACAACACAAACTATGCAATGTGGTTGACGCGTGGTGCTGATGACGCAACGACAGCATATATCCATGGTAATGGTTCAGAAGCGAACCCTGGTGTACCAGTAGCTGGTGCTATGAACGTTGCATTTGCACAAATGCGTCCTCGTGAAGCGACGATGAACTCAGATTACCTTGATTTCAAAGTAGAGTACGCTGGCGATAACTACAAACTAGAACTTGTTTTCGGTGAAACGACGTCTTCAGGTGGTACAGACTTCGAAATGGTTATGAACCCGAATTCAAATGCTGATATTTCTGCGGGTACATATGACTTCACTTCAGGTCACCATAAGTGGAACTTACCTGAGGGCTTTGACCTAGCTACTTACACTCCAGGTGTAACTGATGCAACACCTCATGGTGCATTTGCAATGGGTACTGGCAGCAACTTCAATGCAACACCAAAGACGGATGAAGAGCAATTTATTCAAGCAGACTTTGAATATATGCTTGACCATGATTTCATCAACTCAGTTAAAGTTGGTTTCAGATACGCTGAGCACGAAGCAACAAGCCGCCGCTTTGAATTCACCCAAAATCTATGTTCAGAAGACGTAACTACAGGTTGTTTTGACCCAGTATACGTGCTTGACGGCACAGACCACGGTTCATTCGATGTGGGTGCTGATAACCTTCAGATCCGTCGTTACGATATCGATGCAATGAAAAATTGGGCTAAATCGAGTATTCAAGGCAGAACAGAAGACTTTGGTGCGTACAGCCACATTGAAGAAGAAAATACATCAGTTTATGTGATGGCTAAGTACAGCGGTGAAAACTACCGTGGTAACTTCGGTATTCGTTACGCTCAAACAGATGCATCTTCTATTTATTACAAAGAAGGCTTAGCAAGTCAACGTACTGTTGAAGCGGCTGATTACAGCGAAGTTTTACCAAGCTTCAACTTTGCATATGACCTTGCTGATGACAAGATTTTACGTGTTGCTGCTTCTAAAGTAATGACGCGTCCACAGTACAATGACATGTACTTCAACCCTTCACTATCGGGTGTAAATAACGAGCAAAACGATGACCAAAGAGTTGCATTAGGTAACCCAGGTCTAGTTCCATTCACTGCAAACCAAGCTGAAGTTGGTATTGAATGGTACTTCAATTCAAGCTCACTATTAGCGTTAACTGCTTTCGTTAAAGATGTAGATAACTTTATTGTTATTAACCGTCGTGACGCAACTGCTGATGACATTACTAGACTTGGCTTGCCAACATTACCAGACAGAGAAGCTGTTAACGGTTGGACAATTGAAGAAAACTTCAATGGCCCAGGTGGTAAAGTACAAGGTATCGAATTCCAGTACCAGCAAGACTTTGGTAATGGCTTCGGTTCAATGGTGAACTACACGTACACTAAAGGTGAAGCTGACACTACTGAGTTTACTAATGGTAACGGTGAAGTGACTCGCGTATTCACTGATGGTAACATCGAATTAAGCGACAGCTCAAAATATGCATATAACGTAACTGGTTATTATGAGAATGACTTGTTCTATGCTCGTCTATCATACAACTACCGTAGCAGTTATATGATCCGTGAAACAGGTGGTTACGGTAACCGCTTGCATGAAGGCTTTGGCTCAGTTGATTTGAGCACAGTTTACCACGTTAACGATAACATCGATATTAAGTTTGATGTTGTGAACTTAACTGGTGAATCAGCAGAGCAATACGGAAATAACGCATTTATTGAAGCGAATAATGGTTTCAGCGACGGTTTCCCTCTTTATGAATACGAGCAGGCTACACGTTATAGCCTAGGCGTTTCAGTACGTTACTAA
- a CDS encoding tryptophan halogenase family protein, whose product MIKKIVIVGGGTAGWLAANHLGKRFFGSETEVKLIESANIPTIGVGEGTVPMMRQTLEYFGIDEGEFIKECNVAFKQGISFENWMAPSNGNIHQYYHPFDFFSSELGLVKAWLNQQSKTNFADFVGFQSTLCDHNLSPKLITQPQYDGAASYAYHLDAGAFSELLKNHALSQLGVFHQYSDLEEVVMCDDGEVAHLVTDAGIEKADLYIDCTGFKSLLLGKAMKVPFVPKGDVLFADKALAVQVPYGENEQIPSYTRSTAQSAGWIWDIGLYNRKGIGHVYSSHHTTQEQAYAELESYIGTDLDKLNVRTIDMHVGYRSKAWSKNCVALGLSQGFVEPLEATGLLVFDVTAKMLAETLPTSKVAFDVVSPHFNDTVTNMWNKVIDFIKLHYCISDREDSAFWLDNRNPDSIPDSLKEKLQLWLYKAPTHYDFSGKFDVFDVDNYLYVLYGMSYPTNVESNRISPAETQRMSDVISTIKYQQKQAMELACDNKTLLEKIRQFGVAKQ is encoded by the coding sequence ATGATTAAAAAAATTGTTATTGTTGGTGGTGGCACGGCGGGCTGGTTGGCTGCGAACCACTTAGGCAAGCGTTTCTTTGGTTCTGAAACAGAAGTTAAATTAATTGAATCTGCCAATATCCCGACGATAGGTGTGGGCGAGGGCACGGTGCCAATGATGAGGCAAACGCTCGAATATTTTGGTATTGATGAAGGCGAATTTATCAAAGAATGTAATGTCGCTTTTAAGCAAGGTATCTCTTTTGAAAATTGGATGGCACCGAGCAATGGTAATATACATCAATATTATCACCCATTTGACTTTTTTAGTTCAGAACTTGGTTTAGTAAAAGCATGGCTAAACCAACAATCAAAAACGAATTTTGCTGACTTTGTTGGTTTTCAATCGACTCTTTGCGATCATAATTTATCTCCAAAGCTTATCACTCAACCTCAATATGATGGTGCTGCAAGTTATGCATATCATCTAGATGCAGGAGCATTTTCAGAGTTACTGAAAAATCATGCATTAAGTCAGTTAGGTGTGTTTCATCAATATAGTGACTTAGAAGAAGTTGTGATGTGTGATGATGGGGAAGTCGCACACTTAGTAACCGATGCTGGAATAGAAAAAGCCGACTTGTATATCGACTGTACAGGATTTAAATCTTTGCTGTTAGGCAAAGCAATGAAAGTTCCTTTTGTGCCTAAAGGTGATGTACTTTTTGCTGATAAAGCCCTTGCTGTGCAAGTGCCTTATGGCGAAAATGAGCAGATCCCTTCTTATACCCGTTCTACAGCACAATCAGCAGGGTGGATATGGGATATTGGTCTATATAACCGCAAAGGAATTGGTCATGTTTACTCTTCTCATCATACGACTCAAGAGCAGGCTTATGCTGAGTTAGAAAGTTACATTGGTACTGATTTAGATAAGTTGAATGTCAGAACAATTGATATGCATGTGGGTTATAGAAGCAAAGCTTGGAGCAAAAACTGCGTTGCACTTGGGCTATCTCAGGGGTTTGTAGAGCCACTGGAAGCCACTGGTTTGTTAGTCTTTGATGTGACTGCAAAAATGTTGGCGGAGACCTTGCCTACTAGCAAAGTTGCCTTCGATGTTGTTTCACCCCATTTTAATGATACAGTCACTAATATGTGGAACAAGGTGATAGATTTTATAAAGCTTCATTATTGCATTTCTGATAGAGAAGATAGTGCATTCTGGCTTGATAACAGAAATCCGGACTCAATCCCTGATTCATTAAAAGAGAAGCTTCAGCTTTGGCTCTATAAAGCCCCTACACATTATGATTTTAGTGGCAAATTTGATGTGTTTGATGTAGATAACTATCTCTACGTACTTTATGGGATGTCATATCCGACTAATGTTGAATCAAATCGCATTTCACCTGCTGAGACACAAAGGATGTCTGATGTAATTAGTACGATTAAGTATCAGCAGAAGCAGGCAATGGAATTGGCGTGTGATAACAAAACTTTACTTGAGAAAATCCGTCAATTTGGTGTTGCTAAGCAGTAA
- a CDS encoding DUF6445 family protein, translating to MITFPSSSLHSTCIKPQSTPTPTVSDGRLTITYFIKFTNVNQ from the coding sequence ATTATTACCTTTCCAAGTAGTAGTTTACATTCTACTTGTATAAAGCCTCAATCTACTCCTACACCCACTGTTAGTGATGGAAGACTAACCATAACTTACTTTATAAAGTTCACAAATGTGAATCAATAA
- a CDS encoding SapC family protein, translating to MAEQQVQPLHNEKHANLKVQNGINVDFLKSQHLIPVVAHEFARVATEFPMAFVKNTESGQFQAVALFGLEPGENLYVKDGKWQAGFAPLAAARYPFGLVKHPEEDQFGIVIDEASPLVSEEAGNALFADGKETEYLQARKEALVNYVEFARVTEVFTKYLAEKELLVQQTLTVEIAGEKKDINGIYLVDERKLNELSDEEFLELRKRGYLAPIFAFLTSTHQVARLARLKAQSQEA from the coding sequence ATGGCGGAGCAACAAGTGCAGCCTTTACACAACGAGAAGCATGCTAACCTTAAGGTACAAAATGGCATCAACGTTGATTTTCTTAAATCACAGCACCTAATCCCAGTTGTTGCGCATGAGTTTGCTCGTGTAGCAACAGAGTTTCCAATGGCGTTTGTTAAAAATACTGAATCAGGCCAGTTCCAAGCTGTTGCTCTTTTCGGTCTTGAGCCAGGAGAAAACCTTTATGTAAAAGATGGCAAATGGCAGGCAGGCTTTGCTCCTCTAGCTGCTGCTCGTTACCCGTTTGGTCTTGTTAAGCACCCTGAAGAAGATCAGTTCGGTATTGTTATTGACGAAGCAAGCCCGCTAGTTAGCGAAGAAGCTGGTAATGCGCTATTTGCTGATGGCAAAGAGACAGAATACCTACAAGCACGTAAAGAAGCGCTAGTAAACTATGTTGAGTTTGCTCGTGTTACTGAAGTATTCACTAAGTATCTTGCTGAAAAAGAGCTTCTTGTTCAGCAAACACTAACAGTAGAAATTGCTGGTGAGAAAAAAGACATCAATGGTATCTACCTTGTTGATGAGCGTAAGCTAAATGAACTAAGCGACGAAGAGTTTTTAGAACTACGTAAGCGTGGCTATTTAGCACCAATTTTCGCTTTCTTGACTTCAACTCACCAAGTTGCTCGTCTAGCGCGTTTAAAAGCACAATCTCAAGAAGCTTAA
- a CDS encoding isoaspartyl peptidase/L-asparaginase family protein encodes MVTAFQLPAQENQNFAIAIHGGAGTIEKSRFTPEQEKAYRLKLKEAVEAGYKVLDKGGDSLDAITIAINILEDSPFFNAGKGAVYTYDGHHELDASIMDGKNRQAGAVSGVMHVKNPINLAREVMDNSVHVMLSGKGAETFAKQQGLEVVPASYFNTPHRHEALLRAKEKLKQKESGTKGYQALHQALPEQYKMGTVGAVALDKNGNLAAGTSTGGMTAKRFGRVGDSPIIGAGTFADNSSCAVSATGHGEYFIRYNVAADICARVAYQNKTIEQAGQDVIFGPMHRDGGTGGVIIVDKEGNISMPFNTKGMYRASKSNRSATYVGIFK; translated from the coding sequence ATGGTCACGGCTTTTCAATTGCCTGCACAAGAAAATCAAAATTTTGCAATCGCTATTCATGGTGGGGCTGGCACGATTGAAAAAAGTCGTTTTACGCCTGAGCAAGAAAAAGCCTATCGATTAAAGCTAAAAGAGGCCGTTGAAGCAGGGTATAAGGTATTAGACAAAGGCGGTGATAGTCTAGATGCAATCACCATTGCGATTAATATTTTAGAGGACTCTCCGTTTTTCAATGCAGGCAAAGGAGCTGTATATACTTATGACGGCCATCATGAGCTTGATGCGTCCATCATGGATGGTAAAAATCGGCAAGCAGGAGCAGTATCTGGTGTTATGCATGTTAAAAACCCCATAAATTTAGCAAGAGAAGTGATGGATAACTCAGTTCATGTCATGCTTAGTGGCAAAGGTGCAGAAACTTTTGCTAAGCAGCAAGGGCTTGAAGTGGTTCCTGCATCTTATTTTAATACACCGCATCGGCATGAAGCTTTATTACGAGCAAAAGAAAAACTAAAACAAAAAGAAAGTGGCACTAAAGGTTACCAAGCCTTGCACCAAGCACTTCCAGAGCAGTATAAGATGGGGACAGTTGGTGCTGTGGCACTCGATAAAAATGGGAATTTGGCTGCAGGAACCTCTACAGGGGGGATGACAGCAAAACGTTTTGGACGAGTAGGGGATTCACCTATCATAGGAGCAGGTACGTTTGCCGATAATAGTTCCTGTGCAGTGTCAGCGACAGGACATGGTGAGTATTTTATTCGCTATAATGTAGCAGCTGATATTTGCGCAAGAGTCGCCTATCAAAATAAAACGATAGAGCAAGCAGGGCAAGATGTTATTTTTGGCCCTATGCATAGAGATGGCGGCACAGGTGGGGTGATCATCGTCGATAAAGAAGGCAACATCAGTATGCCTTTTAATACTAAAGGGATGTATAGGGCGAGTAAATCTAACCGTTCTGCAACCTATGTAGGTATTTTTAAATAA
- a CDS encoding CBS domain-containing protein, which produces MQSVKVADYCNHRPVTFNSNMRIEMAVEKLLQSGQSGGPVLDDNHKVIGFLSEQDCIKKMLEATYQNESHSIVSDVMNTQPVCVSPDDSILQIADRMSNDKPKLYPVCDEDGRLVGVITRAHVLLAFDKHLHDTYESGNRFV; this is translated from the coding sequence ATGCAATCAGTTAAAGTAGCAGATTATTGTAATCACAGACCAGTAACATTTAATTCAAATATGCGTATTGAAATGGCAGTTGAGAAGCTTTTGCAAAGCGGTCAGTCAGGTGGGCCTGTGTTAGATGATAACCACAAAGTCATTGGTTTTTTGTCAGAGCAAGATTGTATTAAAAAAATGCTGGAGGCAACATATCAAAATGAATCCCACAGTATCGTCTCAGATGTTATGAATACGCAACCTGTATGCGTAAGTCCCGATGACAGCATTTTACAAATAGCAGATAGGATGTCTAACGACAAACCTAAGTTGTATCCGGTTTGTGACGAAGATGGCCGGTTAGTCGGGGTAATTACGAGAGCACATGTTTTACTCGCTTTTGACAAACATTTGCACGATACCTACGAATCAGGCAACAGATTTGTTTAA